The Kocuria sp. TGY1127_2 genome includes a window with the following:
- a CDS encoding ubiquitin-like protein Pup, with protein sequence MAQFRDSSQETHKEQSNQQEQELIRNQQPVDQGLVGETDDILDEIDSVLEENAEDYVRGFVQKGGQ encoded by the coding sequence ATGGCGCAATTCCGCGATTCATCGCAAGAAACGCACAAGGAACAGAGCAACCAGCAGGAACAGGAACTGATCCGGAATCAGCAGCCCGTCGACCAAGGACTGGTTGGCGAGACCGACGACATTCTGGATGAGATCGACAGCGTTCTCGAGGAGAACGCGGAGGACTATGTGCGCGGTTTCGTTCAGAAGGGCGGACAGTAA